One genomic window of Rissa tridactyla isolate bRisTri1 unplaced genomic scaffold, bRisTri1.patW.cur.20221130 scaffold_29, whole genome shotgun sequence includes the following:
- the LOC128903262 gene encoding olfactory receptor 14J1-like — DLGSISTTLPKSMANSLWDTRDISYAGCAAQLFFYIFFLTAEFCLLTIMAYDRYVAICKPLHYGTLLGSRACVHMAAAAWGSGFLNALLHTANTFSLPLCQGNALDQFFCEIPQILKLSCSHSYLREAGLLVVSACLGFGCFVFIVLSYVQIFRAVLRIPSEQGRHKAFSTCLPHLAVVSLLVSTAMFAYLKPPSISSPVLDLVVAVLYSVLPPPLT, encoded by the exons gacctgggctccatctccaccactcttcccaaatccatggccaattccctctgggacaccagggacatctcctatgcaggatgtgctgctcagctcttcttttatatcttctttctcacagcagagttctgtcttctcaccattatggcctatgaccgctacgttgccatctgcaaacccctgcactacgggaccctcctgggcagcagagcttgtgtccacatggcagcagctgcctggggcagtgggtttctcaatgctctcctgcacacggccaatacattttccctacccctctgccagggcaatgccctggaccagttcttctgtgaaatcccccagatcctcaagctctcctgctcacactcctacctcagggaagctgggcttcttgtggtcagtgcctgtttaggcttcgggtgctttgtgttcatcgtgctgtcctacgtgcagatcttcagggccgtgctgaggatcccctctgagcagggacggcacaaagccttttccacgtgcctccctcacctggccgtggtctccctgcttgtcagcactgccatgtttgcctacctgaagcccccctccatctcctccccagttctcgacctggtggtggctgtgctgtactcagtgttgcctcca ccacTAACCTGA